In the genome of Pirellulales bacterium, one region contains:
- a CDS encoding transcriptional regulator: MSNSSRVVKASPEELPAELVDLGNVLSRLPTEYRDQVEPILLRVVESTKRRRRILSLVQDALGQLRLDMKYLMFDLEATRRERDDFRRKAEEA; the protein is encoded by the coding sequence GTGAGCAATTCAAGCCGAGTCGTCAAAGCCAGTCCCGAAGAGCTTCCCGCCGAACTGGTCGATCTGGGAAATGTTCTGAGCCGTTTGCCCACCGAATACCGCGATCAGGTTGAACCGATACTATTACGCGTCGTAGAAAGCACCAAGCGGCGACGGCGGATTCTATCGCTGGTCCAAGATGCCCTCGGCCAGTTGCGGCTCGACATGAAATACCTGATGTTCGATCTGGAAGCGACTCGCCGCGAGCGCGACGACTTTCGCCGCAAGGCCGAGGAGGCTTAG